The Cicer arietinum cultivar CDC Frontier isolate Library 1 chromosome 1, Cicar.CDCFrontier_v2.0, whole genome shotgun sequence genome contains the following window.
GGGTCTTTTGCTTAGTGCCCTTTTCACGTGAGCATGCACATACACAGTGTCAGTGACACACCGATCCATAAGATCACGAGTTACTTAGTTAGTTAATGGTTGTTGTAGTTTACCTGGTTGTGTTTATCATGCGAACAAATTATTAACATTATCCAGCAAGTTCAGCTTTGGCTGTGCAGTTTGGTTCGATTTTGAGGCAAATATTTATccgatttaaatataaaattacatgTGATCTGATTCGTTTtgaatgaataaaatttaatttgatttgattcaatTATACGCGATTTAATttagaatgatttttttaatatctaaattagaattgtaaaaaattatattaacacTAATATCATAAAAATACGGTAAAATAATAAGTTTGATACAAAGTATAACAtataatgtattaaaatttaacattacGATATAACAATCATcaattatgtttaaaatatatgaagtggtacaaataattaaattaaactaataagtattaaaaggaaaaatgaataaaaattaacaaataatatataaatgcaatatagcatgttaataaaaaaagtatcaaaaattatatatacatatattaaatctcttctTTTGTAAATGCTCAATGAATCATAAGATTTTCTATACTTTGTAGTGAAACATCATTTTTTCACTATAATATTGATTACCAGTTTAACGTTTTTCTTTCATATACTCTGTGACATTGTTTTAACGGAATTTCTCCCATTAAAAGAAAAAGCataaaactataataattaatcattttgctATAAAAGAAGGTTCTATATAAgtgctaaaattatttttagcaaCCCTTCCAAACTCTTATTCGTTATTACTAATCACTCAACTTTTCAATTTATCACTTACACTAATGAACATATGTACCTCTCTTGTGATCAAGAGTAATGTTTACTACATCCACATAATTTCAACAACTTTCTTTCACCATAGCATATGAAAGAAATAATGTTCACACGAGAGTGTTTGACCAGAAAGTAAAATCACATGGTAAAGCTATAATTAAAACCTATGCTTTCTGGAAAGAAGAAAAGAAGTATTAAAAAAAGGTCTTAGTATCTAACCACTCTAGGCAAATCATTTAATAGCTATACGTTCAACTTCAACCATCCTTCATCAATAAGGGTCATTTATTCAGCTGCCATATGATTTTTTCTACCCTTATAAATGTAAATACACATTGGAATGTCTTCATAAGCTTATTGTTAGCtagagaaaaatgaaaatgaatagTAGAGAAGCATTTTTTGTGATATTTGCATTGGTGTTGTTGTCATGGGGGAATGCACAAGATACACTTGTACCAGCAATCATCACATTTGGTGACTCTGCTGTTGATGTTGGGAATAATGACTATCTTCCAACTCTTTTCAAAGCTAACTATCCTCCTTATGGAAGGGACTTTGTCAACCATAAATCCACTGGAAGGTTTTGCAATGGGAAATTAGCTACTGATATTACTGGtgagtatataaatttagaaagttATAGACATCAAAATTGCTTTCTTAGCTTAGATTGTGTTCCAAACTCTTCACACTACTTTTATGTGAGTCTCACAGTTTTATCTTTAGTAAAAAGTCACAGGAGCGTTTATAAAATACTCTTAGTCTCAACTCTCATGCACTGCAAGATTTTTTAGTGTACTGGAAAAGATTTAATACTAATGTTACacatatatttacatatatagtttttttttttcttattgagTTGGTTCATTTTGTAGCTGAAACACTTGGTTTTAAGAGTTATGCGCCGGCATATCTTAGCCCTCAAGCAACAGGGAAGAACCTCCTAATTGGAGCAAATTTTGCTTCAGCTGCATCTGGTTATGATGAAAAGGCTTCTATTTTGAATGTAAGTTTGTGATGAACAAGGTGAGCACGTGTAttagaagattcatgttttttaaCTCTCTTATTTTATTTGGCAGCATGCAATTCCATTGTCCCAACAGTTAAAATATTACAAGGAATACCAAAGCAAGCTTATAAAGATAGCTGGAAGAAAAAAGGCAGCATCAATTATTAAGGGTGCATTGTACATATTGAGTGCTGGAAGTAGTGACTTTGTTCAAAACTATTATGTAAATCCTTTGATCAACAAAGTTGTCACTCCTGATCAGTATTCTGCATACCTTGTGGATGTATTCTCAAGCTTTGTTa
Protein-coding sequences here:
- the LOC101499301 gene encoding GDSL esterase/lipase APG-like; the encoded protein is MKMNSREAFFVIFALVLLSWGNAQDTLVPAIITFGDSAVDVGNNDYLPTLFKANYPPYGRDFVNHKSTGRFCNGKLATDITAETLGFKSYAPAYLSPQATGKNLLIGANFASAASGYDEKASILNHAIPLSQQLKYYKEYQSKLIKIAGRKKAASIIKGALYILSAGSSDFVQNYYVNPLINKVVTPDQYSAYLVDVFSSFVKDLYKLGARKIGVTSLPPLGCLPATRTLFGFHGKGCVSRINNDAQGFNRKINSTTTNLRKQLPGLKIVVFNIFKPLYELVQSPSNFGFAEARRGCCGTGTVEFTSLLCNSKSLGTCSNSTQYVFWDSVHPSQAANQVLADALIEQGIALIG